In Euphorbia lathyris chromosome 9, ddEupLath1.1, whole genome shotgun sequence, the following are encoded in one genomic region:
- the LOC136206424 gene encoding uncharacterized protein, which yields MPDEWNHNLSNENPENMSKKKTGRGSSKCIYVDMLTSDGKKIKIHIPEHIGRAVGKHARNIINFCGMVVRIDAKLSCKNWPTVKKEVGEIMLAKVKDKFEMDVADDQLFSSFVYCTMRRLYRCWKCRLHKAWLNLDENKKENYVPKDVDASDWGGITKYWMSDEFKVIHVEARTQKIGTDRTKLNGQSRGQCRFL from the exons ATGCCAGACGAATGGAACCATAATTTGTCCAATGAAAATCCAG AGAATATGTCAAAAAAGAAAACAGGTCGAGGCAGTTCAAAATGCATCTATGTTGATATGCTTACATCAGATGGTAAGAAGATTAAGATTCATATTCCTGAGCATATTGGTAGAGCAGTTGGAAAACATGCACGGAACATCATAAATTTTTGTGGAATGGTTGTTCGCATTGATGCAAAATTGAGCTGTAAGAATTGGCCTACAGTTAAAAAAGAAGTTGGAGAAATAATGCTTGCAAAAGTTAAG GATAAGTTTGAGATGGATGTAGCTGATGATCAACTATTCTCATCATTTGTTTACTGTACGATGCGACGTCTATATAGATGTTGGAAATGTCGACTTCATAAAGCATGGTTAAATCTAGATGAGAATAAGAAAGAAAATTATGTTCCCAAAGATGTTGATGCTTCAGATTGGGGTGGCATAACCAAATATTGGATGTCTGATGAATTTAAGGTAATTCATGTTGAAGCTCgaactcagaaaataggaacagaccgaacaaaattaaatgggcagagtcgcggacaatgtcgctttctttaa